The Elaeis guineensis isolate ETL-2024a chromosome 5, EG11, whole genome shotgun sequence DNA segment CGAGCAAACTCACTTCCAGGGCAAACATGTGGTCCTCCTCCAAAAGGGATGTAAGAGTATGGAGGATATGACTTTGAAGTAGGTTCAAAGCGAGATGGGTCGAACTTTTCTGGTTTAGGGAAAATATGCTCATCCATGTGAGTGCCACTTGACACCCAAAATACCTGCAATATAGTGTTGATAACACATAAATGCCTGTTTGATGATCATTGCACTTTAGAAGGATCAGTGGTCCATTAGAACACACCATTCTTAATATGAAGTGCAAACTACAGTGGTAATAGTTTGAGCATATGTGCATTTACCTGCCATCCTTTAGGGATGGGAAAGCCACCAAAAGATGTATCAGTGATGGCTGTCTTGAAATTGCCAAATACTGGAGGAGTAATCCTCAACAACTCTTGGCCTACTCTCCATGTATACTTCATCTTCTGTATGTCATTCCATGTCAAGCTTTCATCAGTGCCTTCCTTATCTCGAAGAATTTTCTTCTGTTCTGGAGGACCAAACTCATGCAAAGTCATTAATATAGGATTGTAAATGGCCATACCTCactgttcaaaagaaaataaaatccaggatgtatagaaatttattttttgctatataAAAGTTTGACTTCCTTTACCATCAAATTAAAGGTATTCAGGCATAAAATATAGCATGAGAAAATTAAAGAGAGAGAAGGGTATAAAGCTGTGTCTTCAAATTTCATTAAGAACTAAGCTCACCTTCCAATATGTAATCATAGATCATTTTGTCCCGGCAAGGTGCCTCACAAATTGAGTCAGAAGGAATGTAATTGTATCATAGCTGCCAATAATCAGAGTCATGATGTTATCCACTAGCATATCTTCTGAAAGTTCCTCACCGTTCTCATTTCTCAACTTAAGAAAGGAGGAGATCACGTCATTCTCAGAGCTGACATTTCCTTCTGACAGCTTCCTCCTCCTTTCCTCTATTAAATTGAGAAGTACTCGAAGATTCGTCTTCGAGCCACCATTCCTCGGTGAAATGAGGTTCCCGGAAAGTTTAGATGCAAACTCCACATCCCTTTTAATGCAGTTGTGAGGTCTTGGAACACTAAGTCCAGCTCCTTCCCATCAGGTAGTCTAAATAGCAGAGCACATGCCATGCTAAAAGTGATCCTCTTCATCAACGGAACAATCTTCACAGACTCCTTTCCATCCAACTCCTACATCAAAGTCGTGTATAAAAGTTTAGaattcaatgaaaaaaaaaaataaaaactatgctAGTGAAATCGAACAGAGTTATGGGGATCATACCTGGAATATCCGTTGCTTTACAAGAGAGTCCATATCTCTAACGTACCTCTGTAGGCTCTCTGGCTTCAGGACGCTGGCCATGGCACTTCTGATTACCTTGTGACTATGTCCGGTGAGTTCAAACGTGTTGTACTTGCCAATGATAGAGCTGACCGTGGTGGGTTGTTTGCTCGTGATGGTGTTGTCATTAGCAGTGAAGATGAAACGATTACCTGCTGTACCAGTAATAACAATTGTTGGTTTCCCCATGAGGGAGGTCTTAAAGATTGGTCCATGTCTTTTGATCCGAGTGTCCACCCATTCCTGAGTCTTATCATGCGTCTGGGCCTTTAGAAAGCTTATGGTCTCGCCAAATAGTGGCAATCCCAAGGAGCCAGGAGGGAGGCTTGTACCATGCAAGGAGAATGTTTTGAATCTGTAATACCTGCCAAAAAGGACTCCAACAATTACTAGTACAACAGCAAGAAATACTGGTTGGGATTCTATTGAAAGGTGCAGAAGGCCGAACAGGCCAACATCCATGGTTATAATAGAACCTAGCTTTCCTTGCTCTTGCCTTTCTCAATTCTCAACCTAGATACCAGCTCCAATTCCCATTTATAGAGGTGCGGATGTGGTTACCTAGAGACGGCCGGCTTATATCGCCGGCGATAAAAGGTTATAGTGATCTTTCAATTTCACTAGGAGATGCAGTTAGAAAGCTAGTAGATCCTGTAATATTAAGCTTTTTTTGAATTATCTTAAATTATATCATTGTAGTTTTACGTGAGGAACAGTAAATTATATCATCATCATCCATTTAGATTTGCCAACGTTCTAATTAATGCACAAAATTTAAGTGGATCTTAAAAGATGCACAAAAAATTTATTTCCCCATTTTCAGAACATGCTTATCCTCTTGCATAAGTTTCAACCCATCCCTTTTGTCGACTTTAAGAACTGAAAATAGATATGTAAATATAAAAACCAGAAGAAGCATAGGTTTAATTAGAAGAGTTGAGCTGCTGCTTTGTCCCATTCCCTGTGGAGTTAGTGGTTCAGTGTCATTGGACATATCTTCTCAACTGCCAATATTTGAACTGATCCAATGAGGTCTGACAGCCGAAAAGGATTCTTTGGGCATGCCAAAAGTATGCAAGTGGTGCTGATTGGGTGTCATCTTATGATGTTGAGCTTACTGATTGTATGGTTTGGACATCCACAGCTGCGATTCCATGGAGTCTTTGCGATTTGATTTTGTCTATGCTTATTGTTGTATTAAAACAGgataagagttttttttttatcttgcCAGTTCAGCTACTGTATTTGAGGTAACATCATAACTACAGGCCTTGTATGAGTTGCGCCAGTAATCTTGTTCATAATGGTTGGCTTGGTTACATAATAATTTGCTAGGACTTTCAGCTTAAGTGATTCTAGGACTAGCTAGATTCCCTTTATTGTCTTTCTTGATGAACAGGGAGGTAAATGCCACCCGACTAGACTCCATGAAATTGAAGGTATATAATTTTGGACGCTCTGATTTACTGTTCATGGATAGCTATGTTAATTCAATTTAACTTACAAACTTTTGGCAACAGGTGTGGAATGGTTACTTTGGGAAATATACCTCAATAACTGTACTCCAAAAAAGAGAGAGCATTTTCTCATCCAGTTTCATCTTGTAGTCGTCCTCAGTAACAAGAAGGAAGAGAGTGATAATAATGCTAACATACCAGGATAAATTCTTGCAATTTTTTCTTGACAAATACAAGGAATAGGCGATGATAAATATAAAGATAGTGAAGGAGATAGTCATGTGTTAGGATCTATACAAACAGGTATTTAATTCCACATCGATTATTCGCTGAGA contains these protein-coding regions:
- the LOC105044819 gene encoding LOW QUALITY PROTEIN: cytochrome P450 716A2 (The sequence of the model RefSeq protein was modified relative to this genomic sequence to represent the inferred CDS: inserted 2 bases in 2 codons), coding for MDVGLFGLLHLSIESQPVFLAVVLVIVGVLFGRYYRFKTFSLHGTSLPPGSLGLPLFGETISFLKAQTHDKTQEWVDTRIKRHGPIFKTSLMGKPTIVITGTAGNRFIFTANDNTITSKQPTTVSSIIGKYNTFELTGHSHKVIRSAMASVLKPESLQRYVRDMDSLVKQRIFQELDGKESVKIVPLMKRITFSMACALLFRLPDGKELDLVFQDLTTALKGMWSLHLNFPGTSFHRGMVARRRIFEYFSXLIEERRRKLSEGNVSSENDVISSFLKLRNENGEELSEDMLVDNIMTLIIGSYDTITFLLTQFVRHLXRDKMIYDYILEEQKKILRDKEGTDESLTWNDIQKMKYTWRVGQELLRITPPVFGNFKTAITDTSFGGFPIPKGWQVFWVSSGTHMDEHIFPKPEKFDPSRFEPTSKSYPPYSYIPFGGGPHVCPGSEFARMEVLLIMHHLVTNYEWSEMIPDEPITRAPLPYPAMGLPIKLYVKSKEEICS